The Halovivax ruber XH-70 genome includes the window CAAGCAGCGGACGTGTCATCGTCGTCAGCGCCCTTCCCACTCCGGCTCTCGATCCTCGAAGAAGGCGTCGATCCCCTCGTTCTTGTCGGCCGTCGCGAACAGTTGGACGAACAGTTCCGACTCGTAGTCGATGCCTCGATCGAGCGGCATCCGGGCGCTGGCCTGGAGTGCCGATTTGGCGTACTCGAGGGCGAGCGGACTGTTCGCGGCCATCGACCCGGCGAGATCGTAGACGACTTCGTCGAGCGTGTCGGGCGAACACACGTCTTCGACGAGGCCGATGTCACGCGCCTCGTCGGCGCCGATCACGTCGCCGGAGAGGATCAGTCGCTTCGCCTGACCGGGTCCGACGAGTCGCGGGAGCCGCTGGGTTCCGCCACCGCCGGGGATCAACCCGAGCGTAATCTCGGGCTGGCCGAGTTTCGCCCGTTCGTCGGCGATTCGAACGTCACAGGCGGTTGCCAATTCGAGCCCGCCACCGAGCGCGTGGCCGTTCACGCGGGCAATTACCGGCATATCGAGGTCGTCGACGACCTCGTAGACTCGCGGGCGCTTGCTCTTTTCGCGTTGTGCGACGAGGTCGCGCTCGCGCAACTCGCCGACGTCCGCGCCGGCGACGAACGCCTTCGCCTCGCTCGAGCCCGTGAGCACGACGACGCGGACCCGGTTGTCCGATTCGAGTGTCGGCAGCGCCGTTTTCAGTTCCTCGCGAACGGTCCCGTTCAGGGCGTTTCGGGCGTCGGGTCGGTCGATCGTCACGGTCGCGACGTGATCGGTTCGCTCACCGATCTCGACGTCGATCGTCTCGAACGATCGTTCCGAGAGATCGGACCCCACGGTGGACTGGTCGTCGCTTCCCGCTTCGTCGTCGCTCATTGGCCAGCCCCCACGGAGCTCGTCGTATCGCCGCTCACGCCCACGACCTCGCCGTCCTCCCAGACGTAGAACCCTTCACCCGTCTTGCGACCGAGCTTTCCGGCGCGCACCTTCTGCTTGAGCAATTGCGGCGGCTTGAAGCGTTCGCCGAGTTCCTCGCGGAGGTGTTCGAGGATGTCCAGGCGCACGTCGAGCCCGACGACGTCGGTGAGTTCGATCGGGCCCATCGGGTGGTTGTATCCGAGTGTCATCGCCTGGTCGACGTCACGCGGGGACGCCACACCCGTTTCGAGCATGCGGATGGCCTCGACGCCGAGGGCGACGCCGAGTCGCGAGGACGCGAAGCCGGGCGAATCGCGAACCGTGATCGGTGTCTTCTCGATTCCCTCGACGAACTCGCGGGCCGTTCCGACCGTCTCGTCGGTCGCCTGCTCGGGGACGACGATCTCGACGAGCGCCATGAGATGAACCGGGTTGAAAAAGTGGAGCCCGATCGCCCGCTCGGGCCGCTCCAGGACGCTCGCGATTTCGGTCAGCGACAGAGCCGACGTGTTCGACGCGATGAGCGTCTCCGAACCCGCCACGTCCTCGACGGACGCGAACGTCTCCTGTTTGAGCTCGACGTCTTCGGGCACGGCCTCGACGACGATATCGGCGTCTTCGACTGCCATTTCGAGGTCGGTCGTTCCGGACAGTCGATCGAGTGTCGCCGACTTTGCGTCGGGCGTCACCTTCTCGCGTTCGACGCCGGCTGCGAGCGTCGATTCGATCTCGTCTATGCCGTCGTCGACGTATTCGGACTCGATGTCTCTGACGACCACGTCGTGGCCGGCCTGGGCGGCGACCTGGGCGATCCCCTGTCCCATCGTTCCGGCACCGAGTACGGCTACGTGCATACGAGTGACTGTCACGCCGGAGCGATTAAGCCGTTCGGAACGCGGACAGGCTCGCGAGGAAGCTGGTATCGACGCCACCGACGGCGATCCGGTACGGCTCAGACGTAGCCGCGCTCGACGAGCAGCTCGCCGTTGAGAACGCTCGCCCCGGCAGCACCGCGAATCGTGTTGTGTGCGAGGCAATTG containing:
- a CDS encoding enoyl-CoA hydratase/isomerase family protein, which produces MSDDEAGSDDQSTVGSDLSERSFETIDVEIGERTDHVATVTIDRPDARNALNGTVREELKTALPTLESDNRVRVVVLTGSSEAKAFVAGADVGELRERDLVAQREKSKRPRVYEVVDDLDMPVIARVNGHALGGGLELATACDVRIADERAKLGQPEITLGLIPGGGGTQRLPRLVGPGQAKRLILSGDVIGADEARDIGLVEDVCSPDTLDEVVYDLAGSMAANSPLALEYAKSALQASARMPLDRGIDYESELFVQLFATADKNEGIDAFFEDREPEWEGR
- a CDS encoding 3-hydroxyacyl-CoA dehydrogenase family protein, which codes for MHVAVLGAGTMGQGIAQVAAQAGHDVVVRDIESEYVDDGIDEIESTLAAGVEREKVTPDAKSATLDRLSGTTDLEMAVEDADIVVEAVPEDVELKQETFASVEDVAGSETLIASNTSALSLTEIASVLERPERAIGLHFFNPVHLMALVEIVVPEQATDETVGTAREFVEGIEKTPITVRDSPGFASSRLGVALGVEAIRMLETGVASPRDVDQAMTLGYNHPMGPIELTDVVGLDVRLDILEHLREELGERFKPPQLLKQKVRAGKLGRKTGEGFYVWEDGEVVGVSGDTTSSVGAGQ